The following proteins are encoded in a genomic region of Gemmatimonadota bacterium:
- a CDS encoding GntR family transcriptional regulator, with product MTEGSVVPGDVRSALDLFQEPDPRPDDAGDEEARRLHAALEFQRALEPSSTPRRGRPSAVQRPSLRSPPCARATSRRVAERVAEGLDPSLPMHLHAQVRELVRREIAIGTCRPGAPLPPIRLLASVACVHFHTVRRAYLDLEAEGLVRLRRRVGTVVLERPRIPSPLHPALLLTGRRSPDVAAQAPLFVLTGGDADGPHLVEQVGIQMGRVAVGWPWGVAGEPPPGTLVVSRRLSSAVRRAWPWRSHDLWCVDIVVDDATLDDVRSALRQTGADSVRILAAEWAAGARWALELVSQGIVAADACRVEVRARSARSRGPLATQPGEILLVAPEHRPLEPPAGMQGPGVVLARRRVICGRGTPPPCGP from the coding sequence GTGACGGAAGGAAGCGTGGTACCCGGTGACGTGCGGTCTGCGTTGGACCTGTTCCAGGAGCCCGACCCGAGACCGGACGACGCCGGGGACGAGGAGGCGCGTCGGCTCCACGCGGCGCTGGAGTTCCAGCGGGCGCTGGAGCCGTCCTCGACCCCACGACGGGGGCGCCCATCGGCGGTCCAACGTCCCTCCCTCCGTTCCCCGCCGTGCGCGCGGGCGACGTCCCGGCGAGTGGCCGAGCGCGTGGCCGAGGGGCTCGATCCATCACTCCCCATGCATCTCCATGCCCAGGTCAGGGAGCTGGTGCGTCGCGAGATCGCGATCGGGACGTGTCGGCCGGGCGCGCCCCTCCCGCCGATCCGTCTCCTGGCTTCGGTGGCCTGTGTCCACTTCCACACGGTCCGGCGGGCGTACCTCGACCTCGAGGCCGAGGGCCTGGTCCGGCTTCGGCGGAGGGTGGGCACCGTCGTGCTGGAGCGGCCTCGGATCCCGTCCCCGCTCCACCCGGCGCTGCTCCTCACCGGACGTCGTTCCCCGGACGTGGCCGCGCAGGCGCCCCTCTTCGTCCTGACCGGAGGCGACGCGGATGGGCCTCACCTCGTCGAACAGGTGGGGATCCAGATGGGTCGGGTGGCCGTGGGGTGGCCCTGGGGCGTCGCGGGGGAGCCGCCGCCGGGGACGCTGGTGGTCAGTCGACGCCTCAGCTCCGCGGTCCGGCGCGCATGGCCGTGGCGCTCCCACGATCTGTGGTGCGTCGACATCGTCGTCGATGACGCGACGCTGGATGACGTCAGGTCGGCGCTCCGGCAGACCGGCGCGGACAGCGTGCGGATCCTCGCCGCGGAGTGGGCCGCCGGAGCCCGGTGGGCGCTGGAGCTCGTTTCGCAGGGGATCGTGGCAGCCGATGCGTGTCGGGTCGAAGTGCGCGCACGGTCCGCCAGATCGAGGGGTCCTCTTGCGACCCAGCCCGGCGAGATCCTTCTCGTCGCACCGGAGCATCGGCCTTTGGAGCCGCCCGCCGGCATGCAGGGTCCCGGAGTCGTGCTGGCACGGAGGCGCGTGATCTGCGGCCGGGGAACGCCACCCCCGTGCGGCCCGTGA